The following are encoded together in the Brassica napus cultivar Da-Ae chromosome A9, Da-Ae, whole genome shotgun sequence genome:
- the LOC125578598 gene encoding uncharacterized protein LOC125578598: MAMAPRRKISKEEVIEKLKDDGDFDSLRLQIIRRLKDNEELRNKMISVVKESRALNRPDAQTMKTRQLSDAIFQEVGSKMLSQLSDGLWGIIRSEDGMKNEIRDTVQSVYTTLSNPGGVQEVKPSTRESEHNIPTSSSLLHLGNEFGPSSKQKQELIYVQENKGEAACSSSTNNRVSYTDHNNNINCDDDEDPELPPGFA, translated from the exons ATGGCGATGGCTCCTAGGAGGAAGATAAGCAAGGAAGAGGTTATAGAGAAGCTTAAGGACGACGGTGATTTCGACAGCCTCCGCCTCCAAATCATACGCCGCCTCAAGGACAAT GAGGAACTACGAAACAAGATGATATCAGTTGTCAAGGAGTCAAGAGCGTTGAATCGACCGGATGCTCAAACTATGAAAACCAGGCAACTCTCTGATGCCATTTTCCAAGAAGTTGG gAGCAAGATGTTGAGCCAACTCTCAGATGGATTGTGGGGGATTATAAGATCAGAAGACGGGATGAAGAACGAGATCAGAGACACCGTGCAATCTGTCTACACTACATTATCTAACCCTGGAGGCGTTCAAGAAGTGAAACCATCCACCAGAGAATCAGAACATAACATCCCAACCTCCTCGTCTCTTCTCCATTTAGGTAACGAGTTTGGTCCATCAAGTAAACAGAAGCAAGAACTGATTTATGTACAAGAAAACAAAGGAGAAGCAGCATGTAGTAGTAGCACTAACAACAGAGTTAGTTACACTGaccacaacaacaacatcaactgtgatgatgatgaagatccTGAACTCCCTCCTGGTTTTGCCTAA
- the LOC106401698 gene encoding copper chaperone for superoxide dismutase, chloroplastic/cytosolic yields the protein MASLLRSVATTTAASAIPIAIAFSSSSSSSPTNPNPQSLNFSRPSPRGLGLARSFASSPMTTVPASDSNLSQEDGVMPQLLTEFMVNMKCEGCVNAVKSKLETIEGIEKVDVDLANQVVRILGSSPVKTMSQALEQTGRKARLIGQGVPQDFLVSAAVAEFKGPDIFGVVRFAQVSMELARIEANFTGLSPGNHSWSINEYGDLTNGAASTGNLYNPFEDHTITEPLGDLGTLEADQSGEAFYSGKKEKLKVADLIGRAVVVYKTEDKKLGPRLTAAVIARSAGVGENYKKLCTCDGTVIWEATNSDFMTSKV from the exons aTGGCTTCTCTTCTACGGTCAGTGGCAACTACCACAGCTGCGTCTGCGATTCCAATCGCGATCGcgttctcctcttcttcttcttcttcccctacCAACCCCAATCCTCAATCTCTCAATTTCTCCCGACCGTCTCCACGTGGCTTGGGGCTTGCACGAAGCTTTGCTAGCTCTCCCATGACGACCGTCCCAGCTTCTGATAGTAATCTCTCTCAG GAGGATGGAGTCATGCCTCAGCTCCTT ACTGAGTTTATGGTGAATATGAAGTGTGAGGGTTGTGTTAACGCCGTGAAGAGCAAGTTAGAAACTATTGAAG GGATTGAAAAAGTGGATGTGGATTTGGCTAACCAAGTTGTGAGGATACTTGGATCTTCCCCTGTTAAGACTATGAGTCAAGCTTTGGAGCAAACCGGtcgaaaagctcgtttgattggACAAGGTGTTCCTCAAG ACTTCTTAGTCTCGGCTGCAGTAGCGGAGTTCAAAGGCCCAGACATCTTTGGGGTAGTAAGATTTGCTCAGGTGAGTATGGAGCTTGCAAGGATTGAAGCCAACTTCACAGGCTTGTCTCCCGGAAACCACAGTTGGTCTATCAACGAGTATGGAGATCTCACAAACGGAGCAGCCAGCACCGGGAACTTGTACAACCCATTTGAAGACCATACAATCACAGAG CCATTGGGCGACCTGGGAACACTAGAGGCAGACCAAAGCGGAGAGGCGTTTTATTCTGGAAAGAAAGAGAAGCTCAAGGTTGCTGATCTAATAGGGCGAGCTGTGGTGGTTTACAAGACAGAGGATAAGAAGTTGGGACCGAGATTGACAGCTGCAGTGATTGCTAGAAGCGCAGGAGTTGGAGAAAACTACAAAAAGCTTTGTACTTGTGATGGTACTGTCATTTGGGAAGCTACAAACAGTGATTTTATGACCAGTAAGGTTTAG
- the LOC106401699 gene encoding LOW QUALITY PROTEIN: transmembrane protein 64 (The sequence of the model RefSeq protein was modified relative to this genomic sequence to represent the inferred CDS: deleted 1 base in 1 codon) has translation SITYSDGADKAVPELKLSIEDPENGDYVKLRGGSDEEEEESPAGCWIGSVTSVWFWVKLISLVAFLGLLAFVIIKWIAPFLIEKELIPFIKWVRSTFSIPVLGLLLFASVALFPSILLPSSPSMWMAGLTFGYGNGFLLILSAASIGVTLPFLIGHLFLHKMQEWLKQYPKKAAILRAAGEGTWFHQFQAVTLIRVSPFPYMVYNYCALASGVHYGPYILGSLVGMVPEIFVSIYTGIMLRTLAVASDKRHGLSAVEIVVNVLGFCVTASATIVCTIYAKKKLSAMQSEEVETAKNPILYQLLSPAKRLTILTTTYHHLTQAWN, from the exons TCTATTACGTACAGCGATGGCGCCGATAAGGCGGTGCCTGAGCTGAAACTGAGCATCGAGGATCCCGAGAATGGAGATTATGTGAAATTAAGAGGAGGAtctgatgaagaagaggaagaatctCCGGCGGGATGTTGGATAGGGTCGGTGACGTCAGTGTGGTTCTGGGTTAAATTGATCTCCCTCGTCGCTTTTTTGGGTTTATTGGCATTCGTAATTATCAAATGGATTGCTCCTTTTTTAATCGAAAAG GAATTGATTCCATTTATAAAGTGGGTGAGAAGCACATTCAGCATCCCGGTGCTCGGTCTTCTCCTCTTTGCCTCAGTTGCTTTGTTCCCAAGCATTCTTCTTCCTTCCTCTCCTTCCATGTGGATGGCTGGTCTCACCTTTGGTTATGGAAACGGGTTTCTGTTGATTCTCTCAGCTGCATCTATCGGTGTTACTCTTCCTTTCTTAATCGGACATCTCTTCCTCCACAAGATGCAA GAATGGTTGAAGCAGTACCCGAAAAAAGCAGCCATACTTCGAGCCGCAGGTGAAGGAACATGGTTCCATCAGTTTCAAGCAGTCACGTTGATCCGTGTCTCTCCGTTTCCTTACATGGTTTACAACTACTGCGCGTTGGCCAGTGGAGTTCACTACGGCCCTTACATCTTAGGCTCTCTTGTTGGAATGGTTCCTGAGATCTTTGTCTCAATCTACAC GGGAATAATGCTTAGAACACTAGCTGTTGCATCAGACAAGAGACACGGTCTTTCGGCCGTGGAGATAGTAGTGAATGTTCTTGGCTTTTGTGTAACTGCAAGCGCGACTATAGTCTGCACAATctatgccaagaagaagcttAGTGCGATGCAATCAGAGGAAGTAGAGACA GCTAAAAATCCAATACTTTATCAACTCCTTTCACCAGCCAAACGCTTAACCATACTTACCACAACATATCACCATCTAACACAAGCTTGGAACTGA
- the LOC106397078 gene encoding zinc finger A20 and AN1 domain-containing stress-associated protein 1 gives MGSEQNDSFSPSEPKLCVNGCGFFGSPSNMNLCSKCYRDIRATEEQAASAKAAVDKSLNPNKPHTKPPQQSLETAPEPSSSASGGDSSVASSDPPRATRCLSCNKKVGVTGFKCRCGSTFCGAHRYPESHDCEFDFKGAAREAIAKANPVVKADKVEKI, from the coding sequence ATGGGTTCAGAGCAAAACGACAGCTTCTCCCCCTCAGAGCCGAAGCTCTGCGTCAACGGCTGCGGCTTCTTCGGATCACCATCGAACATGAACCTCTGCTCCAAGTGCTACCGCGACATCCGAGCCACCGAGGAGCAAGCCGCCTCCGCTAAAGCCGCCGTCGAcaaatctctaaaccctaacaAACCTCACACCAAACCACCGCAACAGAGCCTGGAGACCGCTCCGGAGCCATCCTCATCGGCGAGCGGTGGAGATTCCTCCGTAGCTTCCTCAGATCCGCCGAGAGCGACGAGGTGCTTGAGCTGTAACAAGAAGGTGGGCGTTACGGGGTTCAAGTGCAGGTGTGGGAGCACTTTCTGTGGAGCTCACAGGTACCCGGAGAGCCACGACTGCGAGTTTGATTTCAAAGGAGCGGCTAGAGAGGCTATTGCTAAGGCGAATCCGGTTGTGAAAGCTGATAAAGTGGAGAAGATATGA
- the LOC106397421 gene encoding pentatricopeptide repeat-containing protein At1g12620-like — translation MLCRRLVLVSPIPLSPVGTLATPLLSFIRSSCERGYSGLGSDRNLSSYKERLRSGLVDIKKKDAVALFQSMIRSRPLPTVMDFNKLFSAVARTKQYDLVLDLCKQMELQGIAHSIYTLSIMINCFCRLRKLGFAFSVMGKMLRLGYEPDTITFSTLINGLCLVGRVSEAVELVDRMVEMEVIPNLITLNTIVNGLCLQGEVSEAMALIDRMMDNGCQPNERTYGPVLNRMCKSGNTALALDLLRKMEHRKIKLDAVTYNFIIDSLCKDGSLEDALSLFNEMETKGIKPNVFTYNSLIRGFCSAGRWDDGAPLLRDMITRGITPTVITFNSLIDSFVKVGKLTEAQDLYNEMITRGTYPDIITYNSMINGLCNEKRLDEANQMLDLMVSKECDPDIVTYNTLINGYCKAKRVDEGMRHFRKMSVKGVVANTVTYNTLIQGFCQSGKLNVAKELFQEMVSQGVHPDIVTYKILLDGLCDNGEVEEALGILDQMHKSKMELDIGIYNIIIHGMCNANKVDDAWSLFCSLRSKGVKPDVKTYTTMIGGLCKKGSLSEAGMLCKKMEEDGIAPNDCTYNTLIRAHLRDGDLTKSAKLIEEMKRCGFSADASTIKIVMDMLSDGRMKKSFLDMLS, via the coding sequence atgttGTGTCGGAGATTGGTGCTTGTGTCTCCTATCCCCCTGAGTCCTGTTGGTACTCTTGCAACTCCTTTGCTCTCTTTTATCAGATCCTCATGCGAACGAGGCTACTCTGGTCTCGGCAGCGATAGAAATCTCTCATCTTACAAAGAGAGACTGAGAAGTGGTCTGGTCGATATCAAGAAGAAGGATGCTGTAGCTCTGTTTCAGTCCATGATTAGGTCTCGTCCTCTTCCTACGGTCATGGATTTCAATAAACTGTTTAGTGCAGTAGCCAGAACGAAACAGTATGATCTCGTGTTGGATCTCTGCAAGCAAATGGAACTGCAAGGGATTGCACATAGCATTTACACGCTGAGTATTATGATCAATTGCTTCTGCCGTCTGCGGAAACTCGGTTTTGCTTTTTCTGTGATGGGTAAGATGTTGAGGCTTGGGTATGAGCCTGACACAATCACATTCTCAACTTTGATCAACGGTTTATGTCTGGTGGGTAGAGTTTCCGAAGCTGTGGAGTTAGTTGATCGTATGGTGGAAATGGAGGTTATACCAAATCTCATCACGCTCAACACTATTGTCAATGGACTTTGTCTCCAAGGTGAAGTGTCTGAGGCAATGGCTTTGATCGATCGAATGATGGATAATGGATGCCAACCCAATGAACGTACCTATGGTCCGGTTTTGAACAGAATGTGCAAGTCAGGTAACACTGCCTTGGCCTTGGATCTGCTCAGAAAGATGGAACACAGAAAGATCAAGCTCGATGCAGTCACATACAATTTCATCATTGACAGTCTTTGCAAAGATGGGAGCCTCGAAGATGCACTCAGCCTTTTCAATGAAATGGAAACCAAAGGTATCAAACCAAATGTCTTTACCTACAACTCTCTCATTAGAGGCTTCTGTAGTGCTGGAAGATGGGATGATGGTGCACCGTTGCTGAGGGATATGATCACAAGGGGAATCACCCCCACCGTCATCACTTTCAATTCtttgattgatagttttgtgAAAGTGGGAAAGCTTACTGAGGCTCAAGATTTGTACAACGAGATGATCACAAGAGGCACATATCCTGATATCATTACATATAACTCTATGATAAATGGGCTGTGCAATGAAAAACGCTTAGATGAAGCCAACCAGATGCTGGATCTGATGGTTAGCAAGGAATGCGATCCTGATATCGTGACTTATAATACCCTTATAAATGGATACTGTAAGGCTAAACGAGTTGATGAAGGTATGAGACATTTCCGCAAAATGTCTGTCAAAGGAGTGGTTGCCAATACAGTCACTTATAACACTCTCATCCAAGGGTTTTGTCAATCAGGAAAACTTAATGTTGCCAAAGAACTCTTCCAGGAGATGGTCTCTCAAGGTGTTCATCCTGATATTGTAACCTACAAAATTTTGCTGGATGGATTGTGTGACAATGGAGAAGTAGAAGAGGCTTTGGGAATACTTGATCAAATGCACAAGAGTAAGATGGAACTTGATATTGGTATATATAATATCATCATTCACGGGATGTGCAATGCAAATAAGGTCGATGATGCTTGGAGTTTGTTCTGTAGCCTACGTTCGAAAGGAGTGAAACCAGACGTCAAGACATATACTACAATGATTGGAGGATTGTGTAAGAAAGGATCGCTGTCTGAAGCGGGCATGTTATGTAAGAAGATGGAAGAGGATGGGATTGCGCCAAATGATTGTACATACAACACTCTTATCAGGGCACATCTCCGAGATGGTGACTTAACAAAATCAGCAAAACTTATCGAAGAAATGAAGAGGTGTGGGTTCTCTGCAGATGCTTCAACCATAAAGATTGTTATGGATATGTTATCGGATGGTAGAATGAAGAAAAGCTTTCTGGATATGCTTTCTTAG